A genomic region of Metopolophium dirhodum isolate CAU chromosome 1, ASM1992520v1, whole genome shotgun sequence contains the following coding sequences:
- the LOC132948293 gene encoding uncharacterized protein LOC132948293, whose protein sequence is MAKRDFEKKFDVKIEPAGLFIHNKLNYLAASPDGLIGKDAIVEIKCPQSIKEYTPEEAIFVMTETEITLRWPFLNDYFEQLESKDNGPNVYFKCILCKLKNKKISTSQTSNSNLRTHIKLVHHNHLNAFNICTKKRSNEDFSVQESKKQLKLCEVGKVRSKKLSQAEFDNANLQLIISTVSPYSLVEHPAFIKYCQITSNKVPVSRRTLMHNVGSMYNQMIQQMKADFVNINYVCITADCWSIFHISYIGFTVHWIEPSTLERNSKALACRRMIGHHSYDNIAECIDKVLNEFNIQNKTTLVVTDNAANFVKVFINENETETDHTVNEIDATETVELDIDPTNIEMIELTDVLESLNIEKSLDFSLPPIKGVQLTPLI, encoded by the exons ATGGCCAAAagagattttgaaaaaaagtttgatGTTAAAATTGAACCAGCAggattatttatacacaataaactCAATTATTTAGCCGCAAGTCCCGATGGACTAATAGGCAAAGACGCAATAGTTGAAATTAAGTGCCCTCAAAGTATAAAGGAGTATACACCGGAAGAAgct ATTTTCGTCATGACTGAAACGGAAATTACATTACGATGGCCATTCTTAAACGATTACTTTGAACAATTAGAAAGCAAAGATAATGGGCCAAATGTATATTTCAAGTGCATTTTATgcaaactgaaaaataaaaagatttctACTTCCCAAACATCCAACTCAAATTTAAGAACACATATTAAA ctTGTACATCACAATCATTTAAATGCATTCAATATATGCACCAAAAAAAGATCGAATGAAGATTTTTCTGTTCAAGAATCAAAAAAGCAGCTAAAACTTTGTGAAGTAGGCAAAGttcgttcaaaaaaattaagtcaagCTGAATTTGACAATGCTAATTTACAGCTCATAATTAGTACTGTATCTCCGTATTCTTTAGTTGAACATCCAGCTTTTATTAAGTATTGTCAAATAACATCAAACAAAGTTCCAGTCTCGAGAAGAACCCTAATGCACAATGTGGGGTCCATGTATAACCAGATGATACAACAAATGAAGGctgattttgtaaatattaattatgtttgtataacTGCAGACTGTTGGAGTATATttcatat ATCATATATTGGCTTTACGGTGCATTGGATTGAGCCTAGCACACTGGAGCGCAATTCTAAAGCCCTTGCATGCAGACGCATGATCGGGCATCATTCATATGATAACATTGCTGAATGCATTGATAAGGTgcttaatgaatttaatattcaaaataaaacaaccCTTGTTGTTACAGACAATGCTGCAAATTTTGTTAAAG TGTTCATTAATGAAAATGAAACTGAAACTGATCATACAGTTAATGAAATTGATGCCACAGAAACAGTAGAATTGGATATTGATCCAACAAACATTGAAATGATAGAATTAACAGATGTTTTGGAATCACTAAACATAGAAAAGTCTTTGGATTTCTCATTGCCTCCCATCAAAGGTGTGCAGCTCACGCCTTTAATTTGA
- the LOC132936274 gene encoding uncharacterized protein LOC132936274, translated as MFDLIKLAYMACDEDAKEWYDTIPRNVVRVDVQNCCIELMNVTMENRIDPSNTELCAEAAFYGHLDCLSFAHRLGYLWNETTCASAACSGQLDCLEYLRENGCAWDVETCIHAACNGDLHCLKYAVENGCPVTKDAMNCSAKNGYLDCLKYLHAKEVMWDEFTCSYAAENGHIDCLRYLHENGCPWNEHVSYWVALNGHLECLIYSHEHGCPWNDLVTCFAAIKGHLSCMIYAHEHGCPWHEDTTFYAKMGRHTDCLIYALDNGCELNDKKYTK; from the coding sequence atgtttGATCTAATCAAGCTGGCCTATATGGCTTGTGACGAAGATGCAAAAGAATGGTATGACACTATCCCTAGAAACGTTGTTAGAGTTGATGTGCAAAACTGTTGTATAGAACTAATGAATGTCACAATGGAAAATCGTATAGATCCATCAAATACTGAATTGTGTGCAGAAGCAGCATTCTATGGCCATCTTGACTGTTTATCATTTGCTCATCGTTTAGGATATTTATGGAATGAAACAACATGTGCATCGGCAGCATGCAGCGGACAACTTGATTGTTTGGAATACTTGAGAGAAAATGGATGTGCATGGGATGTCGAAACATGTATACATGCTGCATGTAATGGCGATTtgcattgtttaaaatatgcaGTTGAAAATGGATGTCCAGTTACCAAAGATGCAATGAACTGTTCTGCAAAAAATGGTTATTTAGACTGTTTAAAATACTTGCATGCCAAGGAGGTAATGTGGGACGAATTTACATGTTCATATGCTGCAGAAAACGGTCATATTGACTGTTTAAGGTACCTCCATGAAAATGGGTGTCCATGGAACGAACATGTAAGCTACTGGGTTGCATTGAATGGTCATCTTGAATGCCTAATATATTCCCATGAACATGGATGTCCATGGAATGACCTAGTAACATGCTTTGCTGCAATAAAGGGGCATTTGAGCTGCATGATATATGCCCATGAACACGGTTGTCCATGGCATGAAGATACCACTTTCTATGCAAAAATGGGCAGACACACAGATTGTTTAATTTATGCCCTTGATAACGGTTGTGAGttgaatgataaaaaatacacaaaataa
- the LOC132935126 gene encoding uncharacterized protein LOC132935126 — protein sequence MILIAGTLDELLQKFIVSANVPFRIIENPVLKEIIRRGFPNKKIMSRPTLMKTIENDFQELSLKMKFEMSKCAHIATTADGWSIFKKSYIGITVTWINEDLSRSTRLLALRRLEGSHTYDILAKAMDAVYTEFEISDKLSYCTTDNGSNFVKCFKTFGHIFDDENTDTLLVNDAFDDDLEEIDAIDLNILNDKDDHDLQYVLPKHHRCCAHTINLIATMDSKKALSNPAYKKQSRSTFAKSTALWNKQGRLTKSADLVKQNLGVYLITPNETRWNSLYDAVVLLNKLIRNNETKFRIIMDELSIGRFNRSNIDFMCQYQKIMGPISISLDLLQGDTNMYFGHLLPTIEELIYKYELMTNDVTVSNYMKPLVNAILNGIKTRFADYLIDKFLIVAAVCHPLFKTAWIKNDTKKQLSSEYFKNACYELDELHTNDNDNDDVEDNQMTDNLSSFFTWSQNSREEKSTVSDEIDRFLGTSPTKTLECLHNLPTIKRVFVKYNTPLPSSASVERVFSVGGATITKKRTNMTDKHFEEIMFLKCNTQLFD from the exons ATGATTTTGATTGCAGGTACTTTAGATGAACTATTGCAAAAATTTATTGTAAGTGCTAATGTACCCTTCAGAATAATAGAAAATCCTGTTTTGAAAGAAATAATTCGTAGAGGTTtcccaaacaaaaaaattatgtctCGACCTACACTAatgaaaacaattgaaaatgattttcaagaattatcattaaaaatgaaatttgagATGTCCAAATGTGCCCATATTGCTACGACTGCGGACGGCTGGtcgatttttaaaaa atCATACATTGGGATAACAGTCACGTGGATTAATGAGGATTTATCGAGAAGTACTCGTCTTTTAGCATTGAGACGACTAGAAGGTTCACACACATATGATATTTTAGCCAAAGCTATGGATGCAGTTTATACCGAGTTCGAAATTTCAGATAAATTATCCTACTGTACTACGGACAATGgctcaaattttgtaaaatgtttcaa aacatttgGTCATATATTTGATGATGAAAATACTGATACATTGCTAGTGAACGATGCGTTTGATGATGATTTAGAAGAAATTGATGCAATCGACTTGAACATTCTAAATGATAAAGATGACCATGATTTGCAATATGTATTACCAAAACACCATCGATGTTGTGCAcacacaataaatttaatagcaacaatg gACTCTAAAAAAGCTTTGTCTAATCCTGCATACAAAAAACAGTCAAGAAGCACTTTCGCTAAGTCTACCGCTTTATGGAACAAACAAGGTCGCTTAACTAAGTCAGCTGATTTAGTTAAACAAAATCTTGGCGTTTATTTAATTACACCAAACGAGACTCGTTGGAATTCACTGTATGACGCAGTGGTGTtgcttaataaattaattagaaataatGAGACTAAGTTTAGAATAATAATGGACGAATTGTCTATTGGCag atttaATAGAAGCAATATTGATTTCATGTgtcaatatcaaaaaattatgggGCCAATTTCAATAAGCTTGGATTTACTCCAGGGTGATACTAACATGTATTTTGGTCATCTCCTACCTACAATTgaagaattaatttataaatatgaattaatgaCAAATGATGTAACAGTTTCTAATTATATGAAACCTTTGGTGAATGCCATACTTAAtg gtaTAAAAACAAGATTTGCCGATTATTTGATagacaaatttttaattgttgctGCAGTCTGTCACCCACTATTTAAAACAGCATGGATTaaaaatgatacaaaaaaacaattatcctcagaatatttcaaaaatgcatGTTATGAGTTAGACGAGTTACATACCAATGATAATGACAATGATGATGTAGAAGATAACCAAATGACTGATAATTTATCTAGCTTTTTTACATGGTCACAAAATTCCCGAGAAGAAAAATCAACAGTTAGTGATGAAATCGATAGATTTTTGGGCACATCTCCAACAAAGACATTAGAATGTTTGCATAATTTACCCACTATCAAAAGA GTATTTGTGAAGTACAACACTCCACTACCTAGCAGTGCGTCAGTAGAGAGAGTGTTTAGTGTTGGTGGtgcaacaataacaaaaaaaagaacaaacatGACTGATAAGCATTTTGaagaaataatgtttttaaaatgcaacACTCAATTGTTcgattaa
- the LOC132936346 gene encoding uncharacterized protein LOC132936346 gives MSDCDSPTQVDQVDQVADSEEPILPWPNYQKYFKVLRVIEDNFFYKKLEVKCLSCVGTKCYKVDSRSNSNIRKHLSKQHPTILKKIDHIDNAANKNTTKRCNDGSLKHNAGSSLQQSDKNNQLKQPVLEDFLNNKKLTSQSKNVYCLFLFFVLLNSFKLQH, from the exons atGAGTGATTGTGATTCTCCAACCCAAGTAGATCAAGTTGATCAGGTTGCAGATTCAGAAGAACCTATTTTACCTTGgccaaattatcaaaaatattttaaagttttaagagTTATtgaggataattttttttataagaagcTGGAAGTGAAGTGCTTAAGTTGTGTCGGTACGAAGTGTTACAAGGTGGATTCACGTTCAAACTCAAATATAAGAAAACATTTAAGC aaACAACATCCAactatattaaagaaaatagatCACATTGATAATGCTGCGAATAAAAACACTACAAAGAGATGCAATGATGGATCATTGAAGCATAACGCTGGTAGTTCTTTACAACAATCGGataaaaataaccaattaaAACAACCAGTTTTAGAAGATTTTTTgaacaacaaaaaattaactAGTCAAAGTAAGAatgtgtattgtttatttttattttttgtcttattaaatagttttaagttaCAGCATTAA